The Limanda limanda chromosome 13, fLimLim1.1, whole genome shotgun sequence genome has a window encoding:
- the LOC133018330 gene encoding E3 ubiquitin-protein ligase TRIM63-like, with the protein MESLEKQLICPICLETFTKPVVILPCQHNLCRKCADDVFQASNPYLSTRSGSTVTSGGRFRCPSCRHEVVLDRHGVYGLQRNLLVENIIDMYKQDSSSKPSSVVKVDQLMCVDHEDERINIYCVSCSAPTCSLCKVFGAHKDCEVAPLDTVFTAQKAELTDCISMLVGNNERNQAIIGHLEETCRAVYENGSRQKSKLCETFDHLFALLEEKKGQMTLRISSEQEVRLDNIRGLRRTYSEHMDAAAQLLENAIQTLDESEMAVFLQTSRPLLQKIVKGTNTSHLDKLQHGYDNMELFTANFKLQSQALSNISFMRADEDDEEDEIRVTSPGSRAELQPAANQQPPLPPAQLSAPTTQRPSETTPTITSHTRNPTPSSSSQTTPHLPPPTASSTPRLLLQVESDQSELSDSDGQRHVFSFSWLNQK; encoded by the exons CCCTGCCAACACAACCTCTGCCGCAAGTGTGCCGACGACGTCTTCCAG GCGTCCAATCCCTACCTGTCGACGAGGAGCGGCTCGACGGTGACGTCCGGAGGTCGTTTCCGCTGCCCGTCCTGTCGCCATGAGGTGGTCCTGGACCGCCACGGGGTCTACGGACTGCAGAGGAACCTGCTGGTGGAGAACATCATCGACATGTACAAACAGGACAGCAGCAG taaaCCGTCCTCTGTGGTGAAGGTCGATCAGCTGATGTGTGTTGATCATGAGGATGAAAGAATCAACATTTACTGTGTGAGCTGCAGCGCCCCCACCTGTTCACTGTGTAAAGTGTTCGGAGCGCACAAAGACTGTGAGGTGGCTCCTCTCGACACCGTCTTCACCGCACAAAAG gcgGAGTTGACCGACTGTATCTCCATGCTCGTTGGGAATAACGAGAGGAATCAGGCGATCATCGGTCACCTGGAGGAAACCTGCAGAGCTGTTTAT GAGAACGGCAGCAGACAGAAGTCAAAGTTGTGTGAAACCTTCGATCACCTGTTCGctctcctggaggagaagaaaggtcAGATGACTCTGAGGATCAgctctgaacaggaagtgagactaGACAACATCCGAGGTCTGAGGAGGACGTACAGCGAGCACATGGACGCTGCCGCCCAGCTGCTGGAGAACGCCATTCAGACGCTGGACGAGTCTGAGATGGCCGTGTTCCTGCAG ACGTCCAGACCTCTGCTGCAGAA GATCGTGAAGGGAACCAACACGTCTCACCTGGATAAACTCCAACACGGATACGACAACATGGAACTCTTCACTGCTAACTTTAAACTTCAGAGCCAAGCGCTGAGCAACATTTCCTTCATGAGAG ctgatgaagacgatgaagaagatGAGATCAGAGTGACGTCACCAGGGAGTCGAGCTGAGTTGCAGC ctgcagccaaccagcagcctcctcttccacctgcACAGCTGTCAGCCCCCACCACTCAGAGACCCTCAGAGACCACACCCACGATCACGTCACATACAAGAAACCCCACCCCTTCGTCTTCCAGTCAGACAACGCCCCATCTACCCCCGCCCACTGCCAGCTCCACCCCCA GATTGCTGCTGCAGGTCGAGTCCGATCAGAGCGAGTTGAGCGACAGCGACGGCCAGAGACACGTGTTCTCCTTCAGCTGGCTCAACCAGAAGTGA
- the LOC133018142 gene encoding corticoliberin-like: MKLIVLLCVVTLISVDCRPAVAPPSHHRLLLPGPLLLHLGEEFSLQLAGGSSSSSVHQALLELTQRPLQAGLKEKRSEEPPISLDLTFHLLREVLQMARAEQIAQQADSNRRMMDAFGR, translated from the coding sequence ATGAAgctgattgtgttgttgtgcgtcGTCACTCTGATCTCGGTTGACTGTCGACCTGCTGTGGCTCCTCCCTCCCACCATCGGCTCCTCCTTCCTGGAccgctgctgctccacctgggGGAGGAGTTTTCCCTGCAGCTGGCGggaggctcctcctcttcatcagtgcACCAGGCTCTGCTGGAGCTgacacagcgccccctgcaggccgggctgaaggagaagaggtCGGAGGAACCCCCCATCTCCCTGGACCTGACGTTCCACCTGCTCAGGGAGGTCCTGCAGATGGCGAGGGCCGAGCAGATCGCCCAGCAGGCCGACAGCAACCGCAGGATGATGGACGCCTTCGGGAGATAG